One region of Takifugu flavidus isolate HTHZ2018 chromosome 14, ASM371156v2, whole genome shotgun sequence genomic DNA includes:
- the LOC130537837 gene encoding Golgi SNAP receptor complex member 1-like, whose product MRSQIYDRSFSLTAFDDMSTTNMETSSNYWEDLRKQARQLENELDRKLVSFSKFCTSYSGRNGDQHTRGSRCDSVGSSQDSMLVVTTTELEQLLTGLSAVNDKMAEYINTPGAALHNAGLMHTLQRHRDILQDYTQEFHKIKSNFCSLREREDLLGSVHRDIESYRNNSGVNNRRTELFLKEHEHLRNSERFIDNAISIAMATKDNITFQRGMLKSIQTRVTTLANRFPTINSLIQKINLRKRRDSLILGGVIGVCVILLLLYTFH is encoded by the exons ATGCGCAGCCAGATTTACGACAGAAGTTTCTCCTTGACGGCTTTTGATGACATGTCAACAACAAACATGGAGACCAGCAGCAACTATTGGGAAG ATTTGCGTAAACAGGCCAGGCAGCTGGAGAATGAGCTGGACCGGAAGCTGGTCTCCTTCAGTAAGTTCTGCACCAGCTACAGTGGCAGAAACGGGGACCAGCACACAAGAGGCAGCAG GTGTGATTCGGTGGGGTCCTCTCAGGACAGTATGCTTGTGGTGACGACCACTGAGTTGGAGCAACTACTGACTGGT CTCAGTGCAGTCAACGACAAAATGGCAGAATATATCAACACGCCAGGAGCTGCTCTACATAATGCTGGATTGATGCACACGTTGCAGAGACATAGAGACATTTTGCAG GACTACACGCAAGAGTTCCACAAAATCAAAAGTAACTTCTGTAGcctgcgagagagagaggatctACTCGGTTCAGTTCACAGAGACATCGA GTCCTACAGAAACAACTCAGGAGTGAACAACAGAAGGACGGAACTCTTCCTGAAGGAGCACGAGCATCTCAGAAA ctCAGAGCGTTTTATTGACAATGCAATCAG TATCGCCATGGCTACTAAAGACAACATCACATTTCAGCGTGGGATGTTGAAGTCCATTCAAACCAGAGTTACAACTTTGGCCA ATCGTTTCCCCACCATCAACAGCCTCATCCAGAAAATCAATTTGCGCAAGAGGCGGGACTCTTTAATTCTGGGTGGGGTGATCGGCGTCTGCGTGATTCTCCTCTTGCTCTACACGTTCCACTGA
- the LOC130537839 gene encoding trafficking regulator of GLUT4 1-like produces the protein MAINTDAAYEKSALGEREVSNPTDFHDTEKLLSTGTNEPTGQNNIKPSDSFSLTIRGSIRSLDADQNGHRSPLKSGSMGQLAAPPKSSSRLSLGPVPSPVPPGSAPSTYLWLAVLSCFCPAVPLNICALWYAHVSRSVLHTGDIEGAKKYGRLSMLLSCLAILLGVAVIIFIVLTLEAQ, from the exons ATGGCTATCAACACGGATGCTGCTTATGAGAAAAGCGCCCTCGGTGAGAGGGAAGTTTCCAACCCCACAGACTTTCACGACACGGAGAAACTACTGAGTACCGGGACCAATGAGCCCACCGGGCAGAACAACATCAAGCCGTCCGACTCATTCTCCCTCACCATCAGAGGGAGCATCCGGTCCCTGGACGCAGACCAGAACGGACATAGATCACCGCTGAAGTCGGGCTCCATGGGGCAGCTGGCAGCCCCTCCCAAATCATCGTCCCGACTCAGCCTGGGCCCCGTGCCCTCTCCGGTGCCGCCCGGTTCGGCTCCCTCCACTTACCTTTGGCTCGCCGTGCTGTCCTGTTTCTGCCCCGCCGTGCCGCTCAACATCTGCGCATTGTGGTATGCACATGTG tcGAGGTCCGTTCTCCATACAGGAGATATAGAAGGAGCAAAGAAGTATGGGCGTCTTTCCATGCTCCTCAGCTGTCTGGCAATTCTACTGGGTGTGGCTGTCATCATCTTCATAGTGTTGACATTAG AGGCCCAGTAA
- the LOC130537888 gene encoding beta-crystallin A1-like: MAQTNPMPMGPWKITVYDQEHFQGRRMEFTASCQNIMECGMENIRSLKVECGAWVGYEHSSFCGQQFVLEKGDYPCFEAYSGSNSYRIERMISFRPICCANHRESRMTIFEKENMTGRQFELCDDYPSLQAMGWVNNEVGSMHINSGAFVCYQYPGYRGHQYIMECDCRVGEYKCYREFGSHAQTPQIQSIRRIQH, translated from the exons ATGGCTCAGACAAACCCAATGCCTATGGGACCCTGGAAG ATCACCGTATACGACCAGGAGCACTTCCAAGGCAGGCGTATGGAGTTCACTGCCAGCTGCCAGAACATCATGGAGTGTGGGATGGAGAACATCCGTTCTCTGAAGGTTGAGTGTGGAGC CTGGGTGGGCTATGAGCACTCCAGCTTTTGTGGGCAGCAGTTTGTCCTGGAGAAGGGAGACTACCCCTGCTTCGAGGCCTACAGCGGCAGCAACTCCTACCGCATTGAGAGGATGATCTCCTTCAGGCCCATCTGCTGCGCT AACCACAGGGAGTCCCGCATGACCATCTTCGAGAAGGAGAACATGACGGGTCGTCAGTTTGAGCTGTGTGACGACTATCCCTCCCTGCAGGCTATGGGCTGGGTGAACAACGAGGTCGGATCCATGCACATTAACAGCGGAGC CTTTGTGTGCTACCAGTACCCCGGGTACCGCGGCCACCAGTACATCATGGAGTGTGACTGCCGTGTTGGAGAGTACAAGTGTTATCGCGAGTTTGGCTCTCACGCCCAGACTCCCCAGATTCAGTCCATCAGGAGGATCCAGCACTAA